Proteins from a genomic interval of Plasmodium malariae genome assembly, contig: PmUG01_00_9, whole genome shotgun sequence:
- the PmUG01_00024800 gene encoding fam-m protein: protein MEQIIKLMLCIKFSAFIILASIYHFSSDNLDSISEAIHYRLLVKYKKDKDSNKVGLTEDISNSMKCKKINICNNEKMTKGKNISSNRNLLNKQQYYTEIMDYNNGMFDGKHFHFQKKWIKKKDFDDFVEKKRRICDIHLKKIKFRNYGFGFTLFFIFLFLGIGIPISPGLTFLNVTWETIKSYSLGEFIYDVIDNLTKYADKYTVIVFFSFLMIILSVILIIVIYKILRNNEKYKKIKVMSE, encoded by the exons ATGGAGCAAATAATTAAGCTAATGTTATGCATTAAATTTTCTGCGTTTATAATTTTAGCTTCGATATATCATTTTAGCAGTGAT AATCTCGATAGTATATCAGAAGCAATACATTATCGACTactagtaaaatataaaaaggataagGATTCAAATAAAGTAGGTTTAACAGAAGATATATCGAATAGTAtgaaatgcaaaaaaataaatatatgtaataatgaaaaaatgaccAAAGGTAAAAACATTTCATCAAACAGAAATTTACTAAATAAGCAGCAATACTACACGGAAATTAtggattataataatggaatgtttgatggaaaacattttcattttcaaaaaaaatggataaagaaaaaagattttGATGATTTTGttgaaaaaaagagaagaatttgtgatatacatttaaaaaaaataaaatttaggaATTATGGTTTTGGATTtactctattttttatttttttattcctggGAATAGGAATACCAATATCACCAggattaacatttttaaacgTTACATGGGAGACAATTAAAAGTTATTCGTTAGGGGAATTTATCTATGATGTTATAGATAATTTGACAAAATATGCAGACAAATATACTGTAATAGTATTCTTTAGCTTTCTCATGATTATATTATCTGTTATACTTATAATTGTGATATATAAGATTTTAaggaataatgaaaaatataaaaaaattaaggtaATGTCTGagtaa
- the PmUG01_00024900 gene encoding fam-l protein, which produces MEKKIKSQLFIKIPKFTLLSWICYIYIYMSIFSKYFDENYIYSRKIHGTTYRILSKYKKDKYSDVLDLKEEMTNNGMTKKKDISNHIEGYSGKRKHSNGSPSEFKGNCKSYMKKNKCMFETKNYSHFEKKIFKEMDYMDFLINNKTISNKSYRKIIRKKCVLLFVLPLLMFFLLSALPIVDLSWGSVDGKKGLWDAIGFSDILKEWGGSSGWLNAVYTSLKEATWFWTGIGETSNSITELHVLLKLFRILIYGLPFLILGITLISRVVYYHKKVKKYERIKFRQR; this is translated from the exons atggaaaaaaaaataaagtcacagttatttattaaaattccTAAGTTTACCCTTTTAAGTTggatatgttatatttacatttatatg AGTATATTTAGTAAATATTTCGATgaaaattacatttatagTAGAAAAATTCATGGAACAACATATCGTATACtgtcaaaatataaaaaggataaatattCAGATGTTTTAGATTTAAAAGAGGAAATGACAAATAATGGAAtgacgaaaaaaaaagatatatctaATCATATAGAAGGGTACAgtggaaaaagaaaacattcAAATGGAAGTCCATCAGAATTTAAAGGAAACTGTAAatcatatatgaaaaaaaacaagtgtatgtttgaaacaaaaaactATTCTcactttgaaaaaaaaatattcaaagaaatGGATTATATGGATTTTCTTATTAACAACAAAACAATCAGTAATAAGTcttacagaaaaataatacgTAAGAAATGCGTACTACTATTTGTTTTACCTTTATTAATGTTCTTTTTGTTATCAGCACTGCCCATAGTAGATTTATCGTGGGGTTCGGTAGATGGAAAAAAAGGGTTGTGGGATGCAATAGGATTTTCGGATATTTTGAAAGAATGGGGAGGAAGTAGTGGGTGGTTGAATGCAGTATATACGTCTCTGAAAGAAGCAACATGGTTTTGGACAGGCATTGGAGAAACGTCTAATAGTATCACTGAATTgcatgtattattaaaattatttagaatCCTAATATATGGCTTACCGTTTTTAATATTAGGTATAACACTTATATCAAGGGTtgtttattatcataaaaaagttaaaaaatatgaaagaatAAAGTTCAGacaaagataa